Proteins from a genomic interval of Neisseria arctica:
- the tilS gene encoding tRNA lysidine(34) synthetase TilS has product MSDSVMAPEWVCKFFSSLSDGGLRGQIVEVGLSGGLDSVVLLHMLRQLRERLSLTVTAVHVHHGLQEQADEWAVFCEELCQKWDIPLRIEYVTVETKGRGIEAAAREQRYQVFSRSKANRVALAHHRDDQVETFMLGVLRGGGLRSLSAMPELRLLDGKVCLWRPLLSFDREELKAYARAYNLAFIEDPSNQDSSLLRNWLRHHGLPLWRERIPNIDKHIGSSVACLQDELAVLQEVVAEDADRMLHEEVLDLDLWRYLSPARRRQQLLYFAAKQGLGTPTAISVSAFEETLSRIGSGSAEWALPKGKAYAYRNRLFGMRDDWLSENAWGLDNKICGRLNDILTNNGFTLQHNSFGLSEEMLRQVGMIRVVNTDDSLNLTVGRKSVWKILQECRVPPFLRPYWPIVTDSENRCIAIANIWVSVHDGVAGGSLPVFKKFNRFVLEPK; this is encoded by the coding sequence ATGTCTGATTCTGTGATGGCGCCCGAGTGGGTATGTAAATTTTTTTCTTCTCTTTCCGATGGCGGTTTGAGAGGGCAAATTGTGGAAGTTGGTCTTAGCGGAGGGCTGGATTCCGTTGTGTTGTTACACATGTTGAGGCAGCTGAGGGAGCGCTTGAGCTTAACGGTGACAGCAGTACATGTTCATCACGGTTTACAGGAGCAGGCGGATGAGTGGGCTGTGTTTTGTGAGGAATTATGCCAAAAGTGGGATATACCGTTACGCATTGAGTATGTGACGGTTGAGACTAAAGGCAGGGGAATTGAGGCTGCCGCTCGAGAGCAACGCTATCAGGTATTTAGTCGCAGCAAAGCGAACCGTGTTGCATTGGCGCATCATCGGGATGACCAAGTGGAAACCTTTATGCTGGGTGTGTTGCGTGGCGGAGGTTTAAGAAGCTTGTCGGCCATGCCAGAATTACGCCTATTGGATGGTAAGGTTTGTCTGTGGCGGCCATTGTTGTCTTTTGACCGTGAAGAATTAAAAGCATATGCACGGGCTTATAATTTGGCTTTTATTGAAGATCCCAGTAATCAAGATAGCTCGTTACTACGCAATTGGTTACGCCATCATGGCTTGCCGCTGTGGCGGGAGCGTATTCCTAATATAGATAAGCACATCGGCAGTAGTGTTGCTTGTTTGCAAGACGAGTTGGCTGTTTTGCAGGAAGTTGTAGCTGAAGATGCCGATAGGATGTTACATGAAGAGGTATTGGATCTTGATTTATGGCGGTATTTGAGCCCTGCACGCCGACGCCAGCAATTATTATATTTTGCGGCCAAACAAGGGTTGGGGACGCCGACGGCGATATCGGTATCTGCTTTTGAAGAAACATTGAGCCGAATTGGCAGTGGTTCTGCAGAATGGGCGTTACCTAAAGGTAAGGCTTATGCTTACAGGAACCGTCTGTTTGGTATGCGAGATGATTGGTTGTCGGAAAATGCCTGGGGACTGGATAATAAAATATGTGGTCGTCTGAACGATATCTTAACAAATAACGGTTTTACGTTGCAGCATAATTCGTTCGGATTAAGTGAGGAAATGTTAAGACAAGTTGGTATGATTAGGGTTGTTAATACCGATGATTCTTTAAACTTAACCGTTGGTCGAAAAAGTGTTTGGAAAATTTTACAAGAATGTAGGGTGCCACCATTCTTAAGGCCATATTGGCCTATTGTAACCGATAGTGAAAATCGCTGTATCGCTATTGCTAATATTTGGGTAAGTGTTCATGATGGCGTCGCCGGGGGCTCTTTACCGGTATTTAAAAAGTTTAATCGGTTTGTTTTGGAACCAAAATAA
- the rpoE gene encoding RNA polymerase sigma factor RpoE: MNDRKIDQALVQRAQKGDHKAFELLVSKYQRRLTRLLSRFIHDEHEVNDVTQEALIKAYRALPNFRGDSAFYTWLYRIAINTAKNFLATSGRRPFVSADVANDEGDVMDLAEQLADDHTPEAEMLNREILQTVEAAIEKLPEDLRKAITLREIEGLSYEQIAQIMDCPIGTVRSRIFRAREVIAKDLRPLLDTSEDKRW; the protein is encoded by the coding sequence ATGAACGATCGTAAAATCGATCAGGCGCTGGTTCAACGTGCACAAAAAGGTGATCATAAAGCGTTTGAATTGCTGGTTTCTAAATACCAGCGTCGCCTGACACGCCTGTTATCGCGTTTTATCCATGATGAACATGAAGTGAATGATGTTACCCAAGAAGCCTTGATTAAAGCTTATCGGGCATTGCCTAACTTTCGTGGTGACAGTGCATTTTATACATGGCTTTACCGTATCGCTATCAATACTGCTAAAAACTTTTTGGCCACATCAGGGCGTCGTCCTTTTGTCAGCGCGGATGTAGCAAATGATGAGGGTGATGTCATGGATTTGGCAGAGCAGTTGGCAGATGATCATACTCCCGAAGCTGAAATGTTGAATCGAGAAATTTTGCAAACGGTAGAAGCGGCGATAGAAAAATTGCCTGAAGATTTGCGTAAAGCTATTACATTAAGGGAAATAGAAGGTTTGTCTTATGAGCAGATTGCTCAGATAATGGATTGTCCAATCGGTACCGTACGTTCACGTATTTTCCGTGCTCGCGAAGTTATAGCAAAAGATTTACGGCCATTGTTGGACACATCTGAAGATAAAAGGTGGTAG
- the rpoD gene encoding RNA polymerase sigma factor RpoD — MANHTSDYDEQDDIRPLSLEEQRARLRQLIIMGKERGYITYAEINDALPDDMSDAEQIDNIVTMISGLGIQVTEQAPDAEDILLSDNTANLTDDDAVEEAEAALSSADSEFGRTTDPVRMYMREMGQVDLLTREDEIIIAKKIENALKNMVQAISACPGSIAEILALIERIRADEIKVDEVVEAIIDPNEVLLNELGLSHLEGTSEDGSADSTVDDEDSTDDTDEDDSEGTDSEAMSAANLEELKQKVLEHFAGIQQDYDKMISALDKHDSKHPSYLAHRDAIAAKLLETRFATRQIESLSSNLRTRVDNIRKLEREIRDICLNNVHMDREYFINNFLPHATNLKWVEDEITKGRVWSDALGRFRHDIIEKQSEMAQMEKEARISIEELKEINKNMVVSEKETAAAKQEMIQANLRLVISIAKKYTNRGLQFLDLIQEGNIGLMKAVDKFEYRRGYKFSTYATWWIRQAITRSIADQARTIRIPVHMIETINKMNRISRQYLQETGEEPDSAKLAELMEMPEDKIRKIMKIAKEPISMETPIGDDDDSHLGDFIEDVNNVAPADAAMYSSLREVTKDVLESLTPREAKVLRMRFGIDMNTDHTLEEVGKQFDVTRERIRQIEAKALRKLRHPTRSDRLKSFLDSEDNKQ, encoded by the coding sequence ATGGCCAACCACACTTCTGATTACGACGAACAAGACGATATCCGCCCGCTAAGCCTTGAAGAACAACGCGCACGTTTGCGCCAACTGATTATCATGGGCAAAGAGCGCGGCTACATTACCTACGCAGAAATCAACGATGCCCTGCCTGACGATATGTCTGATGCAGAACAAATCGACAACATCGTTACCATGATTTCCGGACTAGGCATACAAGTTACCGAACAAGCTCCCGATGCCGAAGATATTCTACTTAGCGACAATACCGCCAACCTTACCGATGATGATGCGGTAGAAGAGGCCGAGGCCGCCCTTTCCAGCGCTGACAGTGAGTTTGGCCGCACGACCGATCCTGTCCGTATGTATATGCGGGAAATGGGGCAAGTCGACCTGCTCACACGTGAAGACGAAATCATCATTGCCAAAAAAATTGAAAATGCTCTGAAAAATATGGTTCAGGCCATTTCTGCCTGCCCCGGTTCAATTGCGGAAATTTTGGCATTAATCGAACGTATTCGTGCTGATGAAATTAAAGTAGACGAGGTTGTAGAGGCCATCATCGATCCCAACGAAGTATTACTGAATGAGCTCGGCTTAAGTCATCTTGAGGGAACATCGGAAGACGGTTCCGCCGATAGCACCGTTGACGACGAAGATAGCACCGATGACACAGACGAAGATGATTCGGAGGGCACAGATAGCGAAGCCATGTCGGCAGCAAATTTAGAAGAGCTAAAACAAAAAGTGCTTGAACACTTCGCGGGCATCCAACAAGACTACGATAAGATGATCTCCGCTCTGGATAAACACGATAGCAAACATCCATCTTATCTCGCACACCGCGATGCTATTGCGGCCAAATTACTTGAAACCCGCTTCGCAACACGTCAGATTGAAAGCCTAAGCAGCAATCTGCGTACCCGCGTCGACAACATCCGTAAATTGGAGCGTGAAATCCGCGATATCTGTCTGAACAATGTTCACATGGATCGTGAGTATTTTATCAATAACTTCCTGCCGCACGCTACCAACCTGAAATGGGTGGAAGACGAGATTACCAAAGGTCGCGTATGGAGCGATGCACTGGGTCGTTTCCGTCACGATATTATTGAAAAGCAAAGTGAAATGGCACAAATGGAAAAAGAAGCTCGTATTTCCATTGAGGAGCTGAAGGAAATCAACAAAAATATGGTTGTCAGCGAAAAAGAAACCGCGGCTGCCAAGCAAGAGATGATTCAAGCAAACCTGCGTCTGGTTATTTCAATTGCAAAAAAATATACCAACCGTGGCTTGCAATTTCTTGATCTTATTCAAGAAGGCAATATCGGCTTGATGAAGGCGGTAGATAAATTCGAATACCGCCGTGGCTATAAATTTTCGACTTATGCTACTTGGTGGATCCGTCAGGCCATTACCCGTTCGATTGCGGATCAGGCACGTACTATTCGCATTCCGGTTCATATGATTGAAACCATCAATAAAATGAACCGTATTTCGCGCCAATACTTACAGGAAACCGGTGAAGAGCCTGATTCTGCAAAACTGGCCGAATTAATGGAAATGCCTGAAGATAAGATCCGTAAAATCATGAAAATCGCAAAAGAACCGATTTCCATGGAAACACCAATCGGTGATGATGACGATTCACACTTGGGCGACTTCATTGAAGATGTAAATAATGTCGCTCCGGCAGATGCTGCCATGTATTCGAGCCTGCGCGAAGTAACCAAAGATGTATTAGAAAGCCTGACTCCGCGTGAAGCAAAAGTGTTACGTATGCGCTTCGGTATCGATATGAATACCGACCACACGCTGGAAGAAGTAGGTAAACAATTTGATGTAACGCGTGAACGTATCCGTCAAATCGAAGCCAAAGCTTTACGTAAACTGCGTCACCCTACCCGCAGTGACCGCTTAAAAAGCTTCTTAGATAGCGAAGACAATAAACAATAA
- a CDS encoding sensor histidine kinase — protein MAIIRQIASCFAIPDMRNASTISRLIILSTTACFLLPILSYPYDSYIEMLIETVSWAVPMMIFSTLLGFPLCHRLSKYSLGPFFWYISHLPIFAVTEYFIVPPPHHYLSHFVQFTVFFFLCMYIEANRIYKLQPALSEARLTALTARIRPHFLFNSLNAAISLIRLRPYDAETLLENLANLFRAQLKDGNQNSTLGQEIEWAQEYIAIEQIRMGHTRLQVMWQHNAPDNAITPHLLLQPLLENAVFHGVESSHRPGLISVLTQQERNWIYICIENPYIPPSDPNNAKPHKGNSMALVNLKERLSLLYDKDAWLKCKQEDGVFRVDIRIPYRKKEQSDVQRLFG, from the coding sequence ATGGCTATTATACGTCAAATAGCATCTTGTTTTGCAATTCCGGACATGCGCAATGCAAGTACTATCTCGCGACTGATTATCCTATCGACTACAGCTTGCTTTCTTCTGCCAATATTAAGCTATCCTTACGATAGCTATATAGAAATGCTTATTGAAACAGTAAGCTGGGCCGTTCCCATGATGATTTTTTCCACATTACTGGGTTTCCCTTTATGCCATCGTCTGTCTAAATATTCTCTAGGGCCATTCTTTTGGTATATCAGCCATCTCCCTATTTTTGCTGTAACAGAATATTTTATAGTGCCTCCCCCTCACCATTACTTATCACATTTCGTCCAATTTACTGTTTTCTTCTTTTTATGTATGTATATTGAAGCCAACCGTATTTACAAACTTCAGCCTGCCTTATCGGAAGCGCGTTTAACAGCCTTAACGGCTCGTATCCGCCCACACTTTTTATTTAATAGTCTGAATGCGGCCATCAGTCTCATCCGTCTGCGCCCATATGATGCTGAAACACTACTCGAAAATCTAGCCAACTTATTTCGAGCACAACTAAAAGATGGAAATCAAAACAGCACCTTGGGGCAGGAAATCGAATGGGCTCAAGAGTATATTGCAATTGAACAAATCCGTATGGGGCATACCCGCTTACAAGTCATGTGGCAGCACAATGCCCCTGATAATGCCATTACTCCTCATTTGCTTTTACAGCCGCTTTTGGAAAATGCTGTATTTCATGGTGTCGAATCCAGCCACCGTCCGGGTTTGATCTCTGTGCTTACTCAACAAGAGCGCAACTGGATCTATATTTGCATTGAAAATCCATATATTCCCCCAAGTGATCCTAATAATGCAAAGCCGCATAAAGGAAATTCAATGGCTTTAGTTAATTTAAAAGAAAGGCTATCGCTGCTTTACGATAAAGATGCCTGGTTAAAATGTAAACAAGAAGATGGTGTTTTTCGAGTAGATATTCGTATACCCTATCGAAAAAAAGAACAGAGTGATGTGCAACGCTTATTCGGTTAA
- a CDS encoding RNA-binding S4 domain-containing protein, translated as MKSTSENHAHNSMRLDKWLWAARFFKTRALAQKHIELGRIQVNGAKIKNSKSINVGDTIDLTLNSLPYKIKVLALNHQRRPASEARLLYEEDENTALKREQQKLLDQASRISATYPEGRPTKRDRRQLDKIKRDW; from the coding sequence ATGAAATCTACTTCTGAGAATCATGCCCATAACTCTATGCGTTTAGATAAATGGCTATGGGCTGCTCGTTTTTTCAAAACACGAGCACTTGCACAAAAACATATTGAACTTGGTAGAATACAAGTAAATGGCGCTAAAATAAAAAATAGTAAAAGTATTAATGTAGGCGATACTATTGATCTAACATTAAACTCATTACCATACAAAATCAAAGTGTTGGCACTAAATCACCAACGCCGACCAGCCTCTGAAGCTCGTTTACTTTACGAAGAAGATGAAAATACAGCACTCAAACGTGAGCAGCAAAAACTTTTAGATCAAGCCAGCCGGATTAGTGCCACCTATCCGGAAGGCCGCCCTACGAAACGTGACCGTCGGCAGTTAGATAAAATTAAACGGGATTGGTAA
- a CDS encoding acetyl-CoA carboxylase carboxyltransferase subunit alpha — MKPVFLDFEQPIAELTKKIDELRFVQGESAVDISDEITRLQKKSTDLTKSIFNKLTPAQISQVSRHPQRPYTFDYIDAIFTDFEELHGDRHFADDKAIVGGLARFNGQSVVVIGHQKGRDTKEKIRRNFGMPRPEGYRKALRLMETAEKFNLPVMTFVDTPGAYPGIGAEERGQSEAIGRNLYELTRLKVPVLCTIIGEGGSGGALAIAVGDYVNMLQYSTYSVISPEGCASILWKTAEKAPDAAQALGITAKRLFELKLIDRIIEEPLGGAHRNHEEITKRVKEVLAEQLREAQSLTMGDLLTRRFDRIMAYGQFVGK; from the coding sequence ATGAAACCTGTTTTTCTTGACTTTGAACAACCTATTGCCGAATTGACTAAGAAAATTGATGAATTGCGTTTTGTGCAAGGCGAATCTGCGGTTGATATTTCCGATGAAATTACCCGTTTGCAGAAAAAAAGCACAGACCTGACCAAATCTATTTTTAATAAGTTGACTCCGGCACAAATTTCACAAGTATCCCGTCATCCTCAAAGACCTTATACTTTTGATTACATTGATGCAATTTTTACTGATTTTGAAGAATTACATGGAGATCGCCATTTTGCTGACGATAAGGCTATTGTCGGAGGTTTGGCTCGTTTTAATGGACAAAGTGTTGTAGTCATAGGTCATCAAAAAGGACGAGATACCAAAGAAAAAATTCGTCGTAATTTCGGTATGCCGCGTCCTGAAGGATATCGTAAAGCATTACGGTTGATGGAGACTGCAGAAAAATTTAATTTGCCCGTTATGACTTTTGTTGATACGCCGGGAGCTTACCCGGGTATCGGAGCAGAAGAGCGCGGACAATCGGAGGCAATTGGGCGTAATCTATATGAATTAACACGTTTGAAAGTGCCGGTTTTATGTACTATTATCGGTGAGGGTGGCTCAGGAGGGGCTTTAGCAATTGCTGTAGGCGATTATGTGAATATGCTGCAATACTCTACCTATTCAGTTATTTCTCCCGAAGGCTGTGCTTCTATTTTATGGAAAACTGCGGAAAAAGCTCCCGATGCTGCACAAGCCTTGGGGATTACTGCCAAGCGCTTGTTTGAGTTGAAGCTTATTGATCGCATTATCGAAGAACCTTTAGGTGGTGCACATCGCAACCATGAAGAAATCACCAAGCGTGTGAAGGAAGTATTGGCTGAGCAGTTACGTGAAGCTCAGAGCCTGACTATGGGGGATTTATTGACTAGACGTTTTGATCGAATTATGGCTTATGGCCAGTTTGTTGGAAAATAA
- the ypfJ gene encoding KPN_02809 family neutral zinc metallopeptidase, which translates to MRWEGRKQSSNVEDRRGQRHISGKSTGIIGLIVLLVGAYYGIDLSGVVGTPSIGNASIQQSSLSTEQEAQLNELSRVVLADTEDTWREYFSKNGSEYSPPTLTLYNAGTQTACGTGQAAMGPFYCPADQKIYLDLSFYEDMQTKLGASGDAAFAYVIAHEVGHHVQNLMGILPQVNQAQQSTDQRQANALSVKLELQADCFAGIWGAHAISQNLFEQGDLEEALAAAESVGDDRLQTHSQGYIMPDSFTHGSSADRMAWFKRGVQSGNINQCNTFNS; encoded by the coding sequence ATGCGCTGGGAAGGAAGAAAGCAAAGCTCAAATGTAGAGGATCGTCGTGGGCAGCGCCATATTAGTGGAAAAAGCACAGGTATAATCGGACTCATCGTATTATTAGTAGGTGCCTACTATGGTATCGATTTATCCGGGGTTGTAGGTACGCCTAGTATTGGCAATGCAAGCATACAACAATCTTCTTTAAGCACCGAACAAGAAGCTCAATTAAATGAGCTATCACGAGTAGTTCTAGCCGATACAGAAGATACTTGGCGAGAATATTTTTCAAAAAATGGATCTGAATATTCGCCTCCTACTCTTACTCTTTATAATGCTGGTACACAAACAGCATGTGGTACTGGACAAGCTGCAATGGGGCCATTTTATTGTCCTGCTGACCAAAAAATATATTTAGACTTATCCTTTTATGAAGATATGCAAACAAAACTCGGTGCATCAGGTGATGCTGCCTTTGCCTATGTAATTGCACATGAAGTTGGCCATCATGTACAAAACCTTATGGGTATATTGCCCCAAGTAAATCAGGCACAGCAAAGCACTGACCAACGTCAGGCGAATGCACTCTCTGTTAAGTTAGAGTTACAAGCTGATTGCTTTGCAGGCATTTGGGGAGCACATGCGATTTCACAAAATTTATTTGAACAAGGAGACTTGGAAGAAGCATTAGCTGCTGCAGAATCTGTAGGTGATGATCGCCTACAAACACATAGTCAAGGTTATATTATGCCCGATAGCTTCACACATGGTTCTTCTGCTGATCGTATGGCCTGGTTTAAACGTGGTGTACAAAGTGGTAATATAAATCAATGTAATACTTTCAACTCTTAA
- a CDS encoding low molecular weight protein-tyrosine-phosphatase, with translation MKQYKVLFVCLGNICRSPMAEYVLRHLAQTAGIGNRILSSSSGTSGWHDGENMHKGTQQTLQKHGINTAGFSSSKIKKSDFDHYDFLIAMDDDNLAKLEHLFGKHPEKIFKLTDLIPESGYNYVPDPWYTGDFDETYMLADAGCRALLRKINII, from the coding sequence ATGAAACAATACAAAGTTTTATTTGTGTGCCTCGGCAACATCTGCCGTTCGCCCATGGCGGAGTATGTTTTACGCCACCTTGCGCAAACAGCGGGCATCGGCAATCGTATCCTTTCCTCAAGCAGCGGCACCAGCGGCTGGCACGATGGTGAGAATATGCACAAAGGCACGCAGCAGACTTTACAAAAACACGGTATCAATACTGCCGGTTTTAGCAGCAGCAAAATAAAAAAAAGTGATTTTGATCATTATGATTTTTTAATCGCTATGGATGACGACAACCTCGCCAAGCTCGAACATTTATTCGGCAAACACCCCGAAAAAATATTCAAGCTAACTGATTTGATTCCCGAGTCAGGCTACAACTATGTTCCCGATCCTTGGTATACCGGTGATTTTGACGAAACATATATGCTCGCCGATGCAGGCTGTCGCGCACTATTACGTAAAATCAACATCATATAA
- the hemB gene encoding porphobilinogen synthase: protein MKTPYRTFPLSRMRRMRKDTFSRRLMREHTLNTSDLIYPVFVLEGCNQEENIASMPGVKRQSLDKLLFTAEEAVKLGIPMLALFPVIKNNKTASAEEAYNPEGLVPTVVRKLRETFPELGIMTDVALDPYTIHGQDGLIDENNYVLNDETIDVLIKQALAHADAGAQVVAPSDMMDGRIGFIRQALENAGYIHTRIMAYSAKYASAFYGPFRDAVGSAVNLGKADKFTYQMDPANSNEALHEVALDIQEGADMVMVKPGLPYLDIVRRVKDEFGVPTYAYQVSGEYAMLQAAIQNGWLDGNKVILESLMAFKRAGADGILTYYALEAARQLYAQK, encoded by the coding sequence ATGAAAACTCCTTACCGAACATTTCCACTCTCACGTATGCGCCGTATGCGCAAAGATACTTTTTCTAGGCGCTTGATGCGCGAGCATACCCTTAATACAAGTGATTTGATTTATCCCGTCTTTGTACTGGAAGGCTGCAATCAAGAAGAAAATATTGCTTCTATGCCCGGAGTAAAACGCCAAAGCTTGGATAAATTACTTTTTACTGCCGAAGAGGCCGTAAAGCTAGGCATTCCTATGCTGGCACTATTTCCCGTTATCAAAAACAATAAAACTGCCTCTGCCGAAGAAGCCTACAACCCCGAAGGTTTAGTGCCTACCGTTGTACGCAAATTACGCGAAACTTTCCCTGAGCTTGGCATCATGACAGATGTCGCCCTAGATCCTTATACAATACATGGGCAAGATGGTTTGATTGATGAAAATAATTATGTTTTGAATGATGAAACAATCGACGTATTAATCAAACAGGCATTAGCGCATGCAGATGCAGGCGCTCAAGTGGTTGCACCTTCTGATATGATGGACGGCCGTATTGGTTTCATCCGCCAAGCTTTGGAAAATGCAGGGTATATACACACCCGTATCATGGCTTATTCTGCAAAATATGCGTCAGCATTTTATGGCCCTTTTAGAGATGCGGTGGGCAGTGCAGTCAATTTAGGTAAAGCCGATAAATTTACTTATCAAATGGATCCCGCCAACAGCAACGAAGCTTTACACGAGGTTGCCTTGGACATTCAAGAAGGCGCAGATATGGTAATGGTAAAACCCGGCCTGCCTTATTTAGATATTGTCCGCCGTGTAAAAGATGAATTCGGTGTTCCTACATATGCTTATCAAGTATCTGGTGAATATGCCATGCTACAGGCAGCTATACAGAACGGCTGGCTGGATGGCAACAAAGTGATTTTAGAAAGTCTAATGGCATTTAAACGTGCCGGAGCAGACGGTATTCTCACCTATTATGCTCTTGAAGCCGCCCGTCAGTTATATGCACAGAAATAA
- a CDS encoding sigma-E factor negative regulatory protein → MTKEQNYEYVSAAMDDELTEEALDKLLQDSEAQQKWNEYHLIRDYLQSTQRLSMHQVDMQFDYVTVKTETAKAVKIEEPVSPANSIFKGFAIAASILAVAVIGWQMLPLHTGEVGSVEVANEQSLQLKSNDAVVPVAGVAAKGEVVKPTDNTAPGVVVPNAAQANEPSAEAKPAIQVEKPGEVNTLESSGTSNQTKKIH, encoded by the coding sequence ATGACGAAAGAACAGAATTACGAATATGTTTCTGCCGCAATGGATGACGAGTTAACCGAAGAGGCGCTCGATAAATTATTGCAGGATTCCGAAGCGCAACAAAAATGGAACGAATACCATTTAATCCGTGATTATTTGCAAAGTACTCAACGGTTATCAATGCATCAGGTTGATATGCAGTTTGATTACGTGACGGTGAAAACGGAAACAGCAAAAGCAGTAAAGATTGAAGAGCCGGTTTCTCCTGCCAATAGCATATTTAAAGGCTTTGCCATTGCTGCCAGTATATTGGCCGTGGCTGTGATCGGGTGGCAGATGTTGCCGTTACATACTGGTGAGGTTGGTTCTGTAGAGGTTGCGAATGAACAATCTTTGCAGCTGAAGTCCAATGATGCAGTAGTTCCCGTTGCAGGGGTTGCTGCTAAAGGAGAAGTGGTTAAACCAACCGATAATACCGCGCCTGGAGTGGTTGTTCCTAATGCGGCCCAAGCGAATGAACCTAGTGCAGAAGCTAAACCTGCAATTCAAGTAGAAAAACCGGGCGAGGTTAATACTTTGGAGAGCAGTGGTACGTCTAATCAAACCAAAAAGATACACTAA
- the argH gene encoding argininosuccinate lyase yields the protein MNNSKTWSGRFNEPVSELVKKYTGSIDFDKRLAKWDIQGSLAHAKMLQQAGVLSESDLTAICQGMAEIIAEIEGGEMPWSLDLEDVHMNIERRLTEKIGDAGKRLHTGRSRNDQVATDIRLWLRDEITTIQQLIRDLQAALLDLAEQNADVVMPGFTHLQVAQPVSFGHHMLAYVEMLGRDYERMADCRKRVNRMPLGAAALAGTTYPICRETTAKLLDFEQICQNSLDAVSDRDFAIEFTAAASLVMVHLSRLSEELILWMSPRFGFIDIADRFCTGSSIMPQKKNPDVPELVRGKSGRVIGHLTGLIMLMKSQPLAYNKDNQEDKEPLFDTVDTLIDTLRIYADMMRGVTVKPDNMRAAVMQGFATATDLADYLVKKGMPFRDSHEVVALAVRHADMQGVDLSELSLEVLQGFSALIAEDVYSVLTPEGSLQARNHLGGTAPEQVCLQVQRWRNLLA from the coding sequence ATGAACAACAGTAAAACTTGGTCGGGCCGTTTCAATGAGCCTGTTTCCGAACTGGTTAAAAAATATACTGGTTCAATCGACTTTGATAAACGTTTGGCCAAATGGGATATTCAAGGTTCTTTGGCACATGCAAAAATGTTGCAGCAGGCAGGTGTTTTGAGCGAGTCTGATTTGACTGCGATTTGCCAAGGAATGGCTGAAATTATAGCAGAAATAGAAGGCGGTGAGATGCCTTGGTCATTAGATTTGGAAGATGTTCATATGAATATCGAACGCCGCTTAACTGAGAAAATCGGCGATGCAGGCAAGCGCTTGCACACAGGGCGTAGCCGTAACGATCAAGTAGCTACGGATATTCGTTTGTGGTTACGTGATGAAATTACCACCATTCAACAATTGATTCGTGATTTGCAAGCCGCATTATTAGATTTGGCCGAACAAAATGCTGATGTAGTGATGCCTGGTTTTACACATTTGCAAGTTGCCCAGCCGGTTAGCTTCGGCCACCATATGTTGGCTTATGTAGAGATGCTGGGAAGAGATTACGAACGTATGGCTGATTGTCGTAAACGGGTCAACCGAATGCCTTTAGGGGCTGCGGCTTTGGCGGGCACTACTTATCCTATTTGCCGCGAAACAACAGCTAAGTTGTTAGATTTTGAACAGATCTGCCAAAATTCATTAGATGCCGTTTCTGATCGTGATTTCGCCATTGAGTTTACTGCAGCGGCCAGCTTGGTAATGGTACACTTAAGCCGTCTTTCGGAAGAGTTAATTCTATGGATGAGCCCGCGTTTTGGTTTTATCGATATTGCGGATAGATTCTGTACAGGCTCAAGTATTATGCCTCAGAAGAAAAACCCGGATGTACCGGAGCTGGTGCGAGGTAAGTCAGGTCGTGTAATTGGCCATCTTACCGGATTGATTATGCTGATGAAATCACAACCATTGGCTTATAACAAAGATAATCAGGAAGATAAAGAACCACTTTTTGATACGGTAGATACGTTAATTGATACTTTGCGTATTTATGCTGATATGATGCGGGGCGTGACTGTGAAGCCGGATAATATGCGGGCGGCTGTTATGCAGGGTTTTGCAACAGCTACGGATTTGGCTGATTATTTGGTGAAAAAAGGAATGCCTTTCCGTGACAGTCATGAAGTAGTAGCTCTGGCGGTACGTCATGCAGATATGCAAGGTGTAGATTTGAGTGAACTCTCTTTAGAGGTGTTGCAAGGTTTTTCAGCTCTGATTGCTGAGGATGTTTACAGTGTATTGACTCCCGAAGGTAGTTTACAGGCTCGAAACCATTTGGGCGGAACAGCCCCGGAGCAAGTATGTTTACAAGTACAGCGTTGGCGTAATTTGCTAGCATAA